The Pseudofrankia inefficax genome window below encodes:
- a CDS encoding Uma2 family endonuclease, producing the protein MEVADGRVVTAAVASTQRRRTARIIANALDTAGGTDWNADVAVEVRLTDAPLTLRRPDVVVYRADAVALTPMRAQHVLCVVELVSRASQATGRIVGVHRYVRAGIRHYWRIEWSATGVPVACTYVLDPVSQAYREEAICNGIVHVTEPFPVTIDLTRI; encoded by the coding sequence ATCGAGGTCGCCGACGGCCGCGTCGTCACGGCCGCCGTGGCCTCCACCCAACGTCGGCGAACCGCCCGGATCATCGCCAACGCGCTCGACACCGCCGGCGGGACCGACTGGAACGCTGACGTCGCCGTCGAGGTCCGGCTGACCGACGCGCCCCTGACGCTGCGCCGCCCGGATGTCGTCGTCTACCGGGCCGACGCGGTCGCGCTGACCCCGATGCGCGCCCAGCACGTGTTGTGCGTCGTCGAGCTGGTCTCCCGCGCGTCACAGGCCACCGGTCGGATCGTCGGCGTGCACCGTTACGTTCGCGCGGGCATTCGTCACTACTGGCGGATCGAATGGTCGGCGACCGGCGTTCCGGTCGCCTGCACCTACGTCCTGGACCCGGTCAGCCAGGCCTACCGCGAGGAAGCCATCTGCAACGGCATCGTGCATGTCACCGAGCCGTTCCCGGTAACCATCGACCTCACCCGGATCTAG
- a CDS encoding PPOX class F420-dependent oxidoreductase, translating into MAALTDEARSVITGGNLGHLVTLNPDGSPQASVVWIGLDGDAIVTAHLAEYQKIRNIRRDPRVVLTIETGVLNAAGMTEYLIVHGTATVNDGGAPALLNRLAKVYLGPDATYPPMPNPPEGYVLSISVDRVGGIGPWTGGH; encoded by the coding sequence GTGGCCGCATTGACTGACGAGGCGCGATCGGTGATCACCGGGGGCAATCTGGGCCACCTGGTCACCCTGAATCCGGATGGCAGCCCGCAGGCAAGCGTGGTGTGGATCGGGCTGGACGGGGACGCCATCGTCACCGCTCACCTGGCCGAGTACCAGAAGATCCGTAACATCCGGCGCGACCCGCGGGTGGTGCTGACGATCGAGACCGGCGTGCTGAACGCCGCCGGCATGACCGAGTACCTGATCGTGCACGGGACGGCCACGGTCAACGACGGCGGAGCGCCCGCCCTGCTCAACCGGCTCGCGAAGGTCTACCTCGGCCCGGACGCCACCTACCCGCCGATGCCGAACCCGCCCGAAGGCTACGTCCTCTCGATCTCCGTCGACCGCGTCGGCGGAATCGGCCCGTGGACCGGCGGCCACTGA
- a CDS encoding DNA-binding protein, whose protein sequence is MSDDVWTTGDIGRRLGISAERARQLSHRDGFPAPSVAHGKVRLWRPADVEQWIGEHRPDKAAG, encoded by the coding sequence GTGAGCGACGACGTGTGGACTACCGGCGACATCGGCCGCCGACTCGGCATCTCAGCCGAGCGCGCCCGCCAGCTCTCCCACCGCGACGGCTTCCCAGCGCCGTCGGTAGCGCACGGCAAGGTGCGCCTCTGGAGGCCTGCCGACGTCGAGCAGTGGATAGGCGAGCACCGGCCAGACAAGGCGGCAGGGTGA
- a CDS encoding DUF6011 domain-containing protein — protein sequence MTDLLTPTRDPFAGLDPFGADTDEMAARFAAVVADFTPAPAPTCLGCGRALRSARSIAAGMGPTCLRNARRRAALLAGSFTDRQIEAAVEAVEDGAVIPAETPRVWLIVGSKGDEIYTTDGAVCDCLAGQNGRACWHLAATALVTPAVAA from the coding sequence GTGACAGACCTTCTCACCCCGACCCGCGATCCCTTCGCGGGCCTGGACCCGTTCGGCGCCGACACCGACGAGATGGCGGCCCGGTTCGCCGCCGTCGTCGCCGACTTCACCCCGGCGCCCGCGCCGACCTGCCTGGGCTGCGGCCGGGCGCTGCGCTCGGCCCGGTCGATCGCGGCTGGCATGGGCCCGACCTGCCTGCGCAACGCCCGCCGCCGTGCCGCCCTGCTGGCCGGCTCGTTCACGGACCGCCAGATCGAGGCCGCGGTCGAGGCCGTCGAGGACGGCGCCGTGATCCCGGCCGAGACCCCTCGCGTCTGGCTCATCGTCGGCTCCAAGGGCGACGAGATCTACACGACCGACGGCGCGGTCTGCGACTGCCTCGCCGGACAGAACGGCCGCGCGTGCTGGCACCTGGCCGCGACCGCGCTCGTCACCCCGGCGGTGGCAGCGTGA
- a CDS encoding FtsK/SpoIIIE domain-containing protein: MTEATTDVDTPPGGLLVPGPWTPAPVAEPDPPAPAPAVTRPPPRRPALAAEPLTLPAWTRDATVARARAAHGARVAGRLAARGTVRSVPSVVGGGVRAGRGWWRWVQADDLADELRGPDGKLGEKVFVIRDHRKARWYLTGGLLLTASVGETVAAYTVGDVIPAVSGLVVAGAFAIAGRRRGGTAPALLGGIERDVRLELAPEHLNAAFRAAGMLRADAALILRSPVVRDRAGRGWEAVFDLPMGGGKTAAHAIAKRDVIAAELGVDEIQLIMSRIRARQGGNGKRIAFWVCDDDPYLGKPVVSPLVDLESFDFWGLVPFGQDARAERIEVGLLWQSAFFGGLPRRGKTFSMRLLVAAAVLDPWCRLYVADGKGGADFRSLAGVAHRYVRGADEADLEAFEAMLDELIAEMSRRFALFATLPTAVCPEGKLTPDIMRRYNLPLIPVVIDELQEYFEALETEKDRARIIGKLARIARRGPAAGFIPVYASQRPDAKSVPTKLREIVTYRYCTQVTDKTSSDMVLGDGKAAAGADASMLSEDHVGVGVLVTGPASFVTVKADLLDNPAFEVICQRGRKLRIAAGTLTGQAFGDIGAAAFEVGYAIPQIIGDVMEAFGSRTRIWTEDLLAALVNLDEDTYGDWDADRLAAELADAGVVRHSKQVKIDGVNRAGYLLRDVEGAIPPEVLAARPV; the protein is encoded by the coding sequence ATGACCGAGGCGACCACCGACGTCGACACCCCGCCCGGCGGCCTGCTCGTCCCGGGCCCGTGGACGCCCGCACCAGTCGCCGAGCCGGATCCGCCAGCACCAGCACCAGCGGTGACGCGGCCGCCGCCGCGGCGGCCGGCGCTGGCCGCCGAGCCGCTCACCCTGCCGGCGTGGACCCGCGATGCCACGGTCGCCCGTGCGCGCGCCGCGCACGGTGCCCGCGTCGCCGGCCGCCTGGCCGCCCGCGGCACCGTGCGTTCCGTGCCGTCGGTGGTCGGCGGCGGGGTCCGGGCCGGCCGGGGCTGGTGGCGTTGGGTGCAGGCCGACGATCTCGCCGACGAGCTGCGCGGCCCGGACGGGAAGCTCGGCGAGAAGGTGTTCGTCATCCGCGACCACCGCAAGGCGCGCTGGTACCTGACCGGTGGGCTGCTGCTGACCGCCAGCGTCGGCGAGACGGTCGCCGCCTACACGGTGGGCGACGTCATCCCGGCCGTGTCGGGGCTGGTCGTCGCCGGGGCGTTCGCGATCGCCGGCCGACGCCGGGGCGGTACCGCCCCGGCCCTGCTCGGCGGCATCGAGCGGGACGTCCGGTTGGAGCTCGCGCCCGAGCACCTGAACGCCGCGTTCCGCGCGGCCGGGATGCTCAGGGCGGACGCGGCGCTGATCCTGCGCTCCCCCGTCGTGCGCGACCGGGCCGGACGGGGCTGGGAGGCCGTCTTCGACCTGCCGATGGGTGGCGGGAAGACCGCGGCTCACGCGATCGCGAAGCGGGACGTCATCGCCGCCGAGCTGGGCGTCGACGAGATCCAGCTCATCATGAGCCGGATCCGCGCCAGGCAGGGCGGCAACGGCAAGCGCATCGCGTTCTGGGTCTGCGACGACGATCCCTACCTGGGGAAGCCGGTCGTCTCCCCGCTCGTCGACCTGGAGTCGTTCGACTTCTGGGGCCTGGTGCCGTTTGGCCAGGACGCCCGCGCCGAACGGATCGAGGTCGGCCTGCTCTGGCAATCCGCCTTCTTCGGCGGCCTGCCCCGGCGCGGGAAGACGTTCTCCATGCGGCTGCTCGTCGCCGCCGCCGTTCTGGACCCGTGGTGCCGCCTCTACGTCGCCGACGGCAAGGGCGGCGCGGACTTCCGCTCACTGGCCGGGGTCGCCCACCGCTACGTTCGCGGCGCCGACGAGGCCGACCTCGAGGCCTTCGAGGCGATGCTCGACGAGCTGATCGCCGAGATGTCACGGCGGTTCGCACTGTTCGCGACGCTGCCCACGGCGGTCTGCCCGGAGGGCAAGCTGACGCCGGACATCATGCGGCGGTACAACCTGCCGCTGATCCCGGTGGTGATCGACGAGCTGCAGGAGTACTTCGAGGCGCTGGAGACCGAGAAGGACCGCGCCCGGATCATCGGGAAGCTGGCCCGGATCGCCCGGCGCGGCCCGGCCGCTGGGTTCATCCCGGTGTACGCCAGCCAGCGGCCCGACGCGAAGTCGGTCCCGACCAAGCTGCGCGAGATCGTGACCTACCGGTACTGCACGCAGGTCACGGACAAGACCAGCAGCGACATGGTGCTCGGCGACGGCAAGGCCGCGGCCGGCGCTGACGCTTCGATGCTGTCGGAGGATCACGTGGGCGTCGGCGTGCTGGTCACCGGGCCGGCGTCGTTCGTCACCGTGAAGGCGGACCTGCTCGACAACCCGGCGTTCGAGGTGATCTGCCAGCGCGGCCGGAAGCTGCGGATCGCCGCGGGCACGCTGACCGGGCAGGCCTTCGGCGACATCGGGGCCGCCGCGTTCGAGGTCGGCTACGCCATCCCGCAGATCATCGGCGACGTGATGGAGGCATTCGGGTCCCGCACCCGCATCTGGACAGAAGACCTGCTCGCCGCCCTGGTCAACCTCGACGAGGACACGTACGGCGACTGGGACGCCGACCGCCTGGCCGCCGAGCTGGCGGACGCTGGCGTGGTCCGCCACTCCAAGCAGGTGAAGATCGACGGGGTGAACCGGGCGGGCTACCTGCTGCGCGACGTCGAGGGCGCGATCCCGCCCGAGGTGCTCGCCGCCCGGCCGGTATAG
- a CDS encoding WhiB family transcriptional regulator — protein MTTRKKFRGGFPLGDNAWRTRAACAGMDTDAFYGDPRRQAALARAVCGPCPVRVPCLAAVLVFEAHAIGGRHGTAGGLSAQQREDAVAAGLGVALVAQA, from the coding sequence GTGACGACGCGCAAGAAATTCCGGGGCGGATTCCCGCTGGGTGACAACGCCTGGCGCACCCGCGCCGCCTGCGCGGGGATGGACACCGACGCGTTCTACGGCGACCCCAGGCGGCAGGCCGCCCTTGCGCGGGCCGTGTGTGGCCCGTGCCCGGTCCGGGTGCCCTGCCTGGCCGCGGTCCTGGTGTTCGAGGCGCACGCGATCGGCGGCCGGCACGGCACCGCCGGCGGCCTGTCCGCGCAGCAGCGCGAGGACGCTGTCGCGGCTGGCCTCGGCGTGGCGCTCGTCGCGCAAGCCTAG
- a CDS encoding phage tail tape measure protein, whose amino-acid sequence MSAFRNISVVISGDASPLVRAYAQASEATQAFTREMSAGAQASVRLDGGAAALAGSLARASAAADLMATSAARMDASLTTSAASFARLGAASDASAAGIRASSSAAAAGASTTAAARAETAGFASTLASAERSAGSMATAAGVAEGRLAGMAGTTTSAALGANAMGNAAQFAGQVGLAALAVGLIASVGAAAKFDAEMHNVASIDAEVGANFGATEQQILAMSRTLPQSAQTLAEGLYNIASSGFYGADAMSILGVSAQAASAGLTSTDTASKAIVASLNAYGLGADSATRVSDALFQTVNYGVISFEALTSAVANSVGNAAQAGVGIEQLGSALATMTLSGMSASNAGVSLNNLISKLIKPSAALGQEFTKLGISQSDLSDTGIGLYGVMMKLQNSGDANLQTMLRWFPEIRAVRGALALMAGDGANYTRIIGEMGTAQENAGATQRVFAEQMKATSAQFDILKNKVSATGIEIGASLLPYLNQALAGLTTFLGGVKKVGSEVLGDVKPGLDALASSIGNVAEIAHSVHLDGLAADLAHLGLTVAIGGFEALAAAVSTTTGVLGGNRAAVIALALAWAAFRAEAIATSVTTLAARVTTLGASVVSSVTYLPTAIGLWAQYRLGAVAAAEGTTVLRVALASAGTALGAMGVVLAALAVSYRLMDQEQERVQQGLTRVNQSVDPTNLDTLRSALTQLTAQQQAYNSSLDGMLTQDASVRQNRKAQADDIKNTTEALKTGVDTAKGLAAQYGLTEAAVENLATAYGVDLTQGLAKVDGSKFTQFLDDSQTKARNAGIDTTNMARAMDALTKSTTGAKEALEGFDDTLGLLQGNGLSVIRAQDNFAESLVNLKTQLASNHDGLVGNTQAARDNRKAYNDALTAAGAYGESLATFTGDASAAQSASSALTGQVQATAEASGVAKTQVDGYGQAIDETSGSAQALAAIGGVSIPVDAPGAASTRDSIEQISGNLATMPKSVQTAYLIQGIPDAEGDLDAMNGRISSLPKFARIDISTPGALQAMNDLDQTSGILSRLPSAVSTTVSVPGAVDALRELDQTSGILSRMPASVSTSVVTPGAMEAMQRMDDLNGILSRTPQVESTTITTPGAVESTGLVQQFIDTTGHVPPWQWTMISAPGATEATGQTQEFINTVAAMVVSKDTEIAAPGSVEAKAQVDALRAAVDALHDKSITITTTQRQVVEYAYYSATSPNSPALTSSLQGAATGGEIRGPGSTTSDSILARLSDREWVIQASAAAKYGPTAMASINAGTATVIPTPGYALGGPVGVVRPPGYAYGGMVSASAGYSGPVLSVGAVNVAVTGGMTNAETGAVVEAAVQRTLAKVVSHVRAGVGR is encoded by the coding sequence GTGAGCGCCTTTCGGAACATCTCCGTCGTCATCTCGGGTGACGCGTCGCCGCTGGTGCGGGCCTACGCGCAGGCGTCGGAGGCGACGCAGGCGTTCACGCGGGAGATGTCCGCCGGGGCGCAGGCGTCGGTGCGGCTGGATGGCGGTGCCGCGGCTCTGGCGGGGTCGCTGGCTCGGGCTTCGGCGGCGGCGGACCTGATGGCGACGAGCGCGGCGCGGATGGACGCGAGCCTCACCACGTCGGCGGCGAGTTTCGCCCGGCTGGGCGCGGCGTCGGATGCGAGCGCCGCTGGTATCCGGGCGTCCTCGTCGGCGGCGGCTGCCGGCGCGTCGACGACGGCAGCAGCCCGCGCGGAGACGGCGGGCTTCGCCTCGACGCTGGCGTCGGCCGAGCGCTCGGCGGGGTCGATGGCGACGGCGGCCGGGGTCGCCGAGGGGCGCCTCGCGGGCATGGCTGGCACGACGACGTCGGCGGCGCTGGGCGCGAACGCGATGGGGAACGCGGCGCAGTTCGCCGGGCAGGTGGGCCTGGCGGCGCTGGCGGTGGGCCTGATCGCGTCGGTGGGCGCGGCGGCGAAGTTCGACGCGGAAATGCACAACGTGGCCAGCATCGACGCGGAGGTCGGCGCGAACTTCGGTGCGACCGAGCAGCAGATCCTGGCCATGTCGCGGACGCTCCCGCAGTCCGCTCAGACGCTCGCCGAGGGCTTGTACAACATCGCGTCGTCTGGCTTCTACGGCGCAGACGCCATGTCGATCCTGGGTGTTTCGGCGCAGGCCGCGTCCGCTGGTCTGACGAGTACTGACACGGCCTCGAAGGCGATCGTCGCCTCCCTGAATGCCTACGGCCTCGGCGCGGACTCGGCCACCAGGGTGTCGGACGCCCTGTTCCAGACGGTCAACTACGGCGTCATCTCGTTCGAAGCGCTCACGAGCGCTGTCGCGAACTCGGTCGGGAACGCCGCGCAGGCGGGCGTCGGTATCGAGCAGCTTGGATCGGCCCTGGCCACGATGACCCTGTCCGGCATGTCCGCAAGCAACGCGGGCGTGTCGCTGAACAACCTGATCAGCAAGCTGATCAAGCCGTCGGCGGCGCTCGGGCAGGAGTTCACGAAGCTCGGCATATCGCAGTCGGACCTGTCCGACACGGGTATCGGTCTGTATGGCGTGATGATGAAGCTGCAGAACAGCGGCGACGCGAACCTGCAGACAATGCTCCGGTGGTTCCCGGAGATCCGGGCCGTTCGTGGCGCTCTCGCCCTCATGGCCGGCGACGGGGCCAACTACACCAGGATCATCGGCGAGATGGGCACCGCCCAGGAGAACGCGGGCGCCACTCAGCGGGTGTTCGCCGAGCAGATGAAGGCGACCTCGGCGCAGTTCGACATCCTGAAGAACAAGGTCTCGGCGACGGGCATCGAGATCGGCGCGTCTCTGCTGCCGTATCTGAACCAGGCGCTGGCTGGCCTGACGACGTTCCTCGGCGGGGTGAAGAAGGTCGGTTCGGAGGTGCTCGGCGACGTCAAGCCGGGGCTTGACGCGCTGGCCAGCTCGATCGGGAACGTCGCCGAGATCGCGCACAGCGTGCACCTCGACGGGCTGGCGGCTGACCTGGCCCACCTCGGCCTGACCGTCGCGATCGGTGGCTTCGAAGCGCTGGCCGCCGCGGTGAGCACGACGACCGGCGTCCTCGGGGGCAACCGGGCCGCCGTCATCGCCCTGGCGCTCGCGTGGGCCGCGTTCAGGGCCGAGGCGATCGCCACGTCGGTCACGACACTGGCCGCGAGGGTCACGACCCTCGGCGCGTCCGTCGTCTCCAGCGTCACCTACCTGCCGACCGCGATCGGCCTGTGGGCGCAGTACCGGCTGGGCGCCGTCGCCGCGGCCGAGGGCACGACGGTGCTTCGCGTTGCGCTGGCGAGCGCCGGCACCGCGCTGGGCGCGATGGGCGTTGTCCTGGCCGCGCTCGCCGTCTCCTACCGGCTGATGGACCAGGAGCAGGAGCGGGTTCAGCAGGGCCTGACGCGGGTGAACCAGAGCGTCGACCCGACGAACCTGGACACGCTGCGCAGCGCCCTGACGCAGCTGACCGCGCAGCAGCAGGCGTACAACTCCAGCCTCGACGGGATGCTGACGCAGGACGCGTCGGTGCGACAGAACCGCAAGGCGCAGGCCGACGACATCAAGAACACCACCGAGGCGCTCAAGACGGGCGTCGACACGGCGAAGGGCCTGGCGGCGCAGTACGGCCTCACCGAGGCCGCGGTCGAGAACCTGGCCACGGCCTACGGCGTCGACCTGACGCAGGGGCTCGCGAAGGTCGACGGAAGCAAGTTCACACAGTTCCTCGACGACTCGCAGACGAAGGCGCGAAACGCCGGTATCGACACGACCAACATGGCACGGGCCATGGACGCCCTGACGAAGTCGACGACGGGCGCGAAAGAGGCGCTGGAGGGCTTCGACGACACCCTCGGCCTGCTGCAGGGCAACGGCCTCAGCGTCATCCGCGCACAGGACAACTTCGCCGAGTCGCTGGTGAACCTGAAGACGCAGCTCGCGTCGAACCACGACGGCCTGGTCGGGAACACGCAGGCGGCCCGCGACAACCGCAAGGCGTACAACGACGCCCTGACGGCGGCCGGCGCCTACGGCGAGAGCCTGGCGACGTTCACCGGCGACGCCAGCGCGGCGCAGAGCGCGTCCTCGGCGCTGACGGGCCAGGTCCAGGCCACCGCCGAGGCGAGCGGGGTCGCGAAGACGCAGGTCGACGGGTACGGCCAGGCGATCGACGAGACGTCCGGCTCGGCGCAGGCCCTGGCCGCGATCGGCGGCGTGTCGATCCCGGTGGACGCGCCCGGCGCCGCGTCGACCAGGGACTCGATCGAGCAGATCTCGGGCAACCTCGCGACGATGCCGAAGTCGGTCCAGACCGCCTACCTGATCCAGGGCATTCCGGACGCCGAAGGCGACCTCGACGCGATGAACGGCCGGATCTCGTCGCTGCCGAAGTTCGCCCGCATCGACATCTCTACACCCGGCGCTCTGCAGGCGATGAACGACCTCGACCAGACGTCGGGCATTCTCAGCCGACTGCCGTCAGCCGTCTCCACGACCGTATCGGTACCCGGAGCGGTGGACGCACTGCGAGAGCTGGACCAGACATCCGGAATCCTGAGCCGGATGCCGGCCTCCGTATCGACATCCGTTGTGACCCCGGGCGCGATGGAAGCGATGCAGAGAATGGACGACCTGAACGGAATACTCTCGCGCACACCGCAGGTGGAATCGACGACCATAACCACGCCAGGTGCGGTCGAATCCACGGGCCTCGTTCAGCAGTTCATCGACACAACGGGCCATGTGCCCCCCTGGCAGTGGACGATGATTTCCGCTCCGGGAGCGACGGAAGCGACGGGCCAGACGCAGGAATTCATCAACACCGTGGCGGCGATGGTGGTCAGTAAGGACACCGAGATCGCCGCTCCAGGTTCGGTCGAGGCGAAGGCACAGGTCGACGCATTGCGCGCCGCTGTGGACGCGCTGCACGACAAGAGCATCACAATCACGACGACGCAGCGGCAGGTCGTCGAGTACGCGTACTACTCGGCGACCAGCCCGAACTCCCCGGCGCTGACGTCGAGCCTTCAGGGCGCTGCGACCGGCGGCGAGATCCGCGGCCCCGGCTCGACGACGTCGGACAGCATCCTGGCGCGCCTCTCGGACCGTGAGTGGGTGATCCAGGCGTCGGCCGCCGCGAAGTACGGCCCGACGGCGATGGCGTCGATCAACGCGGGCACGGCGACCGTCATCCCGACGCCGGGTTATGCCCTCGGCGGCCCGGTCGGCGTCGTCCGCCCGCCCGGCTACGCCTACGGCGGGATGGTCTCGGCGAGCGCCGGCTACTCGGGCCCGGTGCTGAGCGTCGGCGCCGTCAACGTCGCCGTGACGGGCGGCATGACGAACGCCGAGACAGGCGCAGTCGTCGAAGCCGCGGTTCAGCGCACGCTGGCGAAGGTCGTCTCGCACGTCCGCGCCGGGGTCGGCAGGTGA
- a CDS encoding tyrosine-type recombinase/integrase, with protein MPDVPGTALDVLPAAGAVALAGDRDPWPALVALWLDSGFSPRTREAYGRAVAEWTRACEAWGIHPLDARRPHADRWARDLEAAGQASTTIGRKLASVASVYAYALDEHLIDASPLAKVKRPKTTDRHQAPGMTLDQARAFLAAADADGPRTSALMRLLLANGLRVSEAIEADVDQLGHERGHRVLRIVGKGSKAATVVLAPPTARAIDAYLAGRTAGPLFVTATGNRLDRPAVWRTIRRLAKRAGLGDLQLSPHSLRATSVTLLLDAGASLRDAQDHARHADPRTTRAYDRARGSLDRAGTYQLVAYLDA; from the coding sequence ATGCCTGACGTGCCCGGAACCGCACTCGACGTCCTGCCCGCCGCCGGCGCCGTCGCTCTGGCCGGTGACCGCGACCCATGGCCCGCACTCGTCGCGCTCTGGCTCGACAGCGGATTCAGCCCGCGCACCCGCGAGGCCTACGGCCGGGCCGTCGCCGAGTGGACCCGGGCATGCGAGGCATGGGGCATCCACCCGCTTGACGCCCGCCGACCGCACGCCGACCGCTGGGCGCGCGACCTCGAAGCGGCCGGGCAGGCGTCCACCACGATCGGCCGCAAGCTCGCCTCGGTCGCCTCGGTGTACGCCTACGCGCTCGACGAGCACCTGATCGACGCCTCACCGCTGGCGAAGGTCAAGCGACCCAAGACGACCGACCGTCACCAGGCGCCGGGCATGACGCTCGACCAGGCCCGCGCGTTCCTCGCCGCGGCCGACGCCGACGGGCCGCGCACGTCCGCACTGATGCGGCTGCTGCTGGCCAACGGGCTGCGCGTGTCCGAGGCCATCGAGGCGGACGTCGACCAGCTCGGCCACGAGCGCGGACACCGCGTGCTCCGCATCGTGGGCAAAGGCAGCAAGGCGGCCACGGTGGTCCTGGCCCCGCCGACCGCACGCGCCATCGACGCCTACCTCGCCGGCCGCACCGCCGGCCCGCTGTTCGTCACGGCCACGGGCAACCGGCTCGACCGGCCCGCGGTGTGGCGCACGATCCGACGCCTGGCCAAGCGCGCCGGCTTGGGCGACCTGCAGCTCAGCCCGCACAGCCTGCGGGCCACGTCCGTCACGCTGCTGCTGGACGCTGGCGCAAGCCTCCGTGACGCCCAGGACCACGCCCGCCACGCCGACCCACGGACAACCAGGGCATACGACCGGGCACGCGGCAGCCTCGACCGGGCAGGCACCTACCAGCTCGTCGCCTACCTCGACGCCTGA
- a CDS encoding AAA family ATPase, which translates to MRAAPSIDLGALLPHDLDAERATLGALLQYSGDRQGFDRIHECGLTADDFYQSRHATIYGVMLGLSRDETPVDAITVAAELIARGELDRIGSAAYLHTLLESTPSRENGGYYARVVRALAKRRRSIEAADRLRQVIATGGDMDEALRQHRATLDELDAADGPATPVLRAKVLDRSALARLPRPQSLIKNTIDRRTVALLAGAPAVGKSFVALSWACCVATGTPWLGRAVDCARVLYVAAEGAFGLDARIGAWEAANGVTVDDGWLDVLPEPVQLLDAAAVDGLVDLVAAERYRLVVVDTFARSIVGADENSARDVGIAVDALELVRRATDDTAVLLVHHTGKDRSTVRGSSALEAAVDTVYGVDGDAALIKMTRSKRKEGPREDELTLRLVASADSVTIESHFDLGTDRELAESETRLLKIVRDSFGTTGATGTQLRDVAEMPRTTFYRALNLLVSRGALRNDGTQQRPFYVLGGTVA; encoded by the coding sequence GTGCGGGCCGCGCCATCCATCGATCTGGGCGCCCTACTGCCCCACGACCTCGACGCCGAAAGAGCGACCCTCGGCGCGCTCTTGCAGTACAGCGGCGACCGCCAGGGGTTCGACAGGATCCACGAATGCGGGCTCACCGCGGACGACTTCTACCAGTCGCGCCACGCGACCATCTACGGCGTCATGCTCGGCCTTTCCCGTGACGAGACGCCGGTCGACGCGATTACGGTTGCGGCCGAACTCATCGCCCGCGGCGAGCTGGACCGCATCGGCAGCGCGGCCTATCTGCACACCCTTCTCGAATCGACGCCGAGCCGGGAGAACGGCGGCTACTACGCCCGCGTAGTCCGGGCGCTGGCCAAGCGGCGGCGCTCGATCGAAGCGGCCGATCGGCTCCGCCAGGTCATCGCGACCGGTGGCGACATGGACGAGGCCCTCCGGCAGCATCGCGCGACGCTCGACGAACTCGACGCGGCGGACGGCCCAGCGACGCCCGTGCTGCGCGCCAAGGTGCTCGACCGGTCCGCTCTGGCGAGGCTGCCCCGTCCCCAGTCGCTGATCAAGAACACGATCGACCGCCGCACCGTCGCACTGCTGGCCGGCGCGCCCGCCGTCGGCAAGTCCTTCGTCGCCCTGTCATGGGCCTGCTGCGTCGCGACCGGAACGCCGTGGCTCGGCCGAGCCGTCGACTGCGCGCGGGTGCTGTACGTCGCCGCCGAGGGCGCGTTCGGCCTGGACGCGCGGATCGGCGCGTGGGAGGCCGCCAACGGCGTCACGGTCGACGATGGATGGCTCGACGTGCTACCCGAGCCGGTGCAGCTGCTGGATGCCGCCGCGGTCGACGGACTCGTCGATCTGGTCGCAGCCGAGCGGTACCGCCTGGTCGTCGTCGACACGTTCGCCCGCTCGATCGTCGGCGCAGACGAGAACTCGGCCCGCGACGTCGGCATCGCCGTCGATGCGCTCGAACTGGTGCGCCGCGCGACCGACGACACCGCGGTGCTTCTGGTCCACCACACCGGCAAGGACCGGTCGACCGTCCGCGGCTCCAGCGCGCTGGAGGCGGCCGTCGACACGGTGTACGGAGTCGACGGCGACGCGGCGCTGATCAAGATGACCAGGAGCAAGCGCAAGGAAGGGCCGCGCGAGGACGAACTCACGCTCCGTCTAGTGGCCAGTGCGGATTCAGTCACGATCGAGTCCCATTTCGATCTTGGGACTGATCGCGAACTCGCCGAGTCCGAGACACGGCTACTGAAGATCGTTCGGGACTCGTTTGGGACTACCGGCGCCACCGGAACCCAGCTCCGCGACGTCGCCGAAATGCCCCGGACGACCTTCTACCGTGCGCTGAACCTGCTGGTCAGCCGTGGCGCGCTACGCAACGACGGCACCCAGCAACGCCCCTTCTATGTCCTCGGAGGCACCGTTGCCTGA
- a CDS encoding helix-turn-helix transcriptional regulator, producing the protein MVTDFRPHGPTMADPTGRLSAVLDDEPMDTLAVARAIGAAPDTVRQWRHRGEGPPWYRAGRRIVRYRRTEVAAWLAAQDQGGEKVPA; encoded by the coding sequence ATGGTCACAGATTTCCGACCCCATGGTCCGACCATGGCCGATCCCACGGGACGTCTCTCGGCAGTCCTGGACGACGAGCCGATGGATACCCTGGCCGTCGCCCGAGCCATCGGGGCGGCGCCGGACACCGTGCGGCAGTGGCGACACCGCGGGGAGGGCCCGCCTTGGTACCGGGCCGGCCGGCGCATCGTCCGGTACCGCCGGACTGAGGTCGCCGCGTGGCTGGCTGCCCAGGACCAAGGCGGCGAGAAGGTGCCGGCATGA